TGTTATTTTCTGAAGTTTCATCTTCATATGGACGGTATGCAATAGCACCACCTCTTGCACAAGAATTATTATCAAAGGTACAATTAATTACTAAATTATTAGATCTAGTAAACAATATTCCCCCACCTTTTCCAAGGGCAAGAATATTTGAAAAAGTAGAATTAATAATTTTATTACCAATACCATTTAATACTAATGCTCCACCACTCAAGTCACTACTATAAGCATTTTCACCAGTGAAATTAGAATTTACAATAGTTAATGGAATACCCTTACTATATATAGAACCACCTTGACCATAAGCTACATTTTTTATAAATGTAGAATTGTCAATGAATAAATTTAAACCTTCATTAAAAATTGATCCACCATGATTAGCTTGAGTTCTATAAAATTCAGAATCAACTATTCGAGTATTATTTCCAACATTGTAAATCCCACCAGCAAGACCTTTTGATGCAGAACAGAATCTAAATAATACATTCTTAAATAAAGTATTATTTGCAGTAGTATCGTAAATATAAACACCACCACCATATGTAGCATCACATAAATCAAACCAAGTATTGTTAAATACTGTATTATTAACATTTTTAGAAATAAATACTGCACCACCAGCAAGAGCTTTATTGTTTCTAAAAGTACAATTTGTAATAGTTAAATCACTTTTTTGAACAAATAATGCTCCACCATAATTATTAGTAAGTTTTCCATTTATAAGAGTTAATCCATCTAGAACAACATTTGGTGCATTTATAACAAATATTCTACTATTAGATTGGGCATTAAATATAGGATTAGCACCTCTAGCTGCTTTAAGAGTTAAAGATTTACTAATAACTAAATTTACATTATTTACACCAGAGAAGGTTCCATCATTTATAATAATTGTATCACCATTATTAGCATTATTAAGTGCTAATTTTAAATTATTATAAGGATTATCAGAACTTCCATTACCATCAGTTGTAATATTTCCTCCAACATAGTAAGTATTAGAATTATCATTTAAGGAATCATCACTTAAAAGATTAGAATTTGTACTATTACTTACAGTAGATAAATTAGATTGTAAATTTGTTGTGTTATTATCAGCAGCAGACACTACTCCTACACAAACTATAAGAAGAGTAAATAAAAGTAATACATATAATATTTTATTTTTTGAAATGATTACACCCCATATCAAAAATCTTATATTAATTCTAAGAATAAATAAAAGATTTTTTAAAATATTCATACTTTTAAAATCTCATCAATTAAATAGAAAATATATTCTATCGATTTTTAATAAATATTAAATTTAGCAATAGTAAAATGATTTAATAGCCAATACAAATAATTAAAAGCATTACTAAACTAAATCATACACTAATTATAAACTAAAAAAAATATTTATAAATAAGTTATTTATAATTCAATAGTAATAAACTTATTTGTTATTATAGAAACTAAATATTAGTTACTGAAATAAGAATAGTAAAATAAACAAAATAAAAGAAAATAAAAAAATAAATTGAAAATATCAATAAAAAAGACATAAAAATTAAAATATTTTAAAAAAAAAGAAAAAAAATATATACAATTAAACAAATTTTAAATCAAAACAATATAATAATAAGATTATTAAACTCATTTAAGAATTTAATCTAAATTTAACTTAAATAAAGATTTATTTATTAAAAAATTTAAGTTTTAAGATTATTTATTTAAAATTAAAGATAAATTTTATCTTAAAATTAAATAATAAAAAAAATACTCAATTTTAATAGAAAATAAAAAATTATAGATAATTAAAATTCAAAATTTTATAAACTTTTTTTAAAAATTAAACTCAAAACTTTAAATATAAATTCAAATTAAATAAATTCTATAAACATTTTAAAAATTAAACTCAAAACTTTAAATATAAATTCAAATTAAAACTTTTAAATAAAAATAAAATAATCACAAGATATACTCATAAAAAAAGAAAAAATTAAAGATTAAAATTATAATCTTTAATCACTAAATCTAGATTTAGTTTTATACCAATTTTCGTTTTTACTAGGTAAAACAGTGAACATAAGAGTTAAACCAATTAAAATTACAGTTAATATAACAAATACAATTAATTCTTCAAAGGTTCCTGTTTTTATTGTGTCAAATAATCCACCAACCCAAACAATAGCTACTACAATTGGTAAAAGATATTTAACAATGAAAATCCACCATTTACCTAATTTTATACTTTTACTATTCTTATTAAGTTTTGGTATGACATTTTCACATTTAAATATCCATGCAAATACAATACATTCAAAGAATACACCTATTAAAATAGCTATCTGATTAATATAGGCATCAACAAATCCAAGTAATGTTCCACCCATACCAGTAGCATAAATCATTGATACAACTGCACCAATAAGACATAAAACAGTCATTGTTTTATTACGACTCCATGCAAATTTATTTTGAATACCAAATGATAATGGTTCAATAGTAGAAAGTATACTTGTTAAACCTGCAATATATACTGTAAAGAAGAATGCAGGACCTAAAATATAAGCCCAGTTACCAAGTACATTAAATACAGTAGGATATGCAATAAATACAAGCCCAGTACCTTGTTGTACTAATTGATTAACTGCAACACCACTTCTTAAAGACATATAACCTAAAATAGAAAATACACCTAATGCACAGAAGTTTTCAAAACCACAATTTGCAATTACAACCCATAGAGTATTTGATACAAGATCACTATCATCTTTAGTATAACTTGCATAAGTAAATGCAATACTCATACCTAAACTAAGTGAAAAAATAATTTGTCCAAATGCAGCCATCCAAATATTAAAGTTTAATAGTAAACTCCAATCAGGAGCAAATAATTCTTTTAAACCAATACCTGCTCCAGGTAATGTTAAAGAGAATATTACAATAAGTACCATTATACCAAAAAGTAATGGTACAAGAATTTTACTTAATCTCCCTAAACCTTTTTCTAAATCCCTATGGGAAACATACCATACAATAAGCCAACCCACTAATATTGCAATAGCAATTATAGGAATAAATACACTTAAACCAGATGTTGAACTCGTTGATTGTAATAATGTTGTTGTAAAATAAGTATTAGGATTTGTTCCCCAAGATTTAAAGAAACTAAAAATTACATATAAACCATCCCATCCTAAAATACATGAATAATAAATCATAATCAAAAATACAGAAACAGGAATAAGCCAACCTAAAAATTCAAATTTACTATTTATCTTACGTATTGCCTTAGGAAATGAAGATTTGAAATTATATCCTACACTATATTCTAAGATTAAAAATGGAATACCCATAATTAGAATAGCAACAATATATGGAATATAAAATGCTCCTCCACCATTACTGTAAAGAACATAAGGATATCTCCAAATATTTCCTAAACCGACAGCAGAACCAATCATCGCTAAAAGAAATGAAAGATTACTACCCCATTCATTTTTATCCTCATTTTTATTCATAAAAAAACCTATCTTAAAAAGTTTTACAAAAAGTATTAAAAAATACCATATATATTTTGAACTTTAAAATTTAAAAAATTATAGTATTTTAATATAAAATCATGAAAAATTAAATAGAATTCAAAAAACATAATAAAATAAATATATGATTTGAAAAAATAGAAAATTAAGAGTAAATTAATTAAAATAAAAAAATATTTTATTAGATGTTTTATTATGGAAATTAAATAGAATTTAGTATAAATTATTAATAAATATCCTTTATAATAACATTTGAATAGCAAATATCATATTGATTCCTATAATTATAATAGGTATAACTATTTCAAGTATTTCTTCATTAGTTTTTTCAACTATTTTAGGACCAATTATTGCACCAATAATAGTACCAGAACATAATAAAAGTACAAGTGTAATATTTACTCTTCCAAGAAAACCATAACCAAAAATTCCACCAACTGAATTAAATATTAAAACAAAAATTGTTGTACCAATTATAGTTGTTGCTGTATATCCAAGTAATAATAATATTAATTGTATTGGTGGTGTACCACTTAAACCAAAAATACCTGCAAGTATTCCACCAGTTATTCCAAAAAGTGGTATAAATATTTTCTTATATCCTTTAATTCTTACTTTTGTTTTTTTCTCTATTTTTTCTTCAGATTTAAATTCATTTATAAAATTTCTTAAATTTACAAGTGCAAGTATTATAAATAATATTCCAAAAGCCTTTTTAAGAATATTTCCTGGTATTAAACTAGATATATAAATCCCAATAAATGTTCCTATAAATCCACTTATACCTAAAACAAGACCCATTTCCTTGTCTATATTTCCTTGTTTGTTATGATTGTATGCACCAACTACAGTTGTAGGTAAAACTGTTGCAAGTGATGTTGCAACTGCAGTTTGGATATCTACACCTAACATAATCAATATTACAGTGTATAATCCTCCACCTCCTCCACCTATAGTTGTAACTAATATTCCTATTAAAAAACCTATTATAGGTAATATTATAATTAAATTTTCATACATATTAAAATATTTAGATATATTAATACTTAAAAGTTTTATTCAATCTAATTTTCCACAGACATTAATATAGAAAAAATAACAAATACCAAAAAATTTATTCAATCCAATTTTCCACAAATTTTAATATTAAAAAACCTTTCAAAAAAGAAGTTTTATTAAATAAATTTAAAATTATAAAGATTTAAACTAAGATTAAATGAATATAAATAATAAAAAGCAAAATAAGATAATAAAAAATATCCTGTATAAAAATATACAGGATAAGTGTTTTTTTTAAACTTATTCAAAAAATAGATGTGGGAAATAATTGAATAAGTTAATAGACTATGTCTAAATAAAAAAACAATATAGGAATTATGTTGAATGAGTTCTTAAATCATCAATATTATCATTATAAATAATAATTAAATCATAAAAAAATTTTACCTTCAACATAGTAGAAACACAATATTTCTACAAATAATAATAGATGCTTTTAGTATATAAATATTTATGTTATTATACAATAAAAAATAAAAAAATTAAACAGTTAAAATAAAATTATTAAGAAAACTAATCAGTTAAATATGATTTAAAGAGCAAAAAATAAATATATTTAGGAATTATTGAAATAAGTTTTAATATATTCAAACAATCTTAAAAAAATAAAACAAATTAAAAGTAAAATAAAAAAATAAAAATAAGACAGCTGAATAAATAAAATAAATAAAAATAAGATATTTAAAAATTAAAAGTCATCATAACCAATACTTCCAAAATCATCTTCATATCTACTATAATAAGGATTAATATAATTAGTAGAATGTTGACCATTTGAACAAAATATAAAATTTAATTCTTTTTTAATTTTACAATGAATTTTATTAATCTGTTTTTCTCTTTCACGAGGTAAATTAGAAAATTTATTTGGTTTAAGCTTTCCATCTTTTGTATAACCAAAAGTTGGTGATTGCAGATATTTAGTATTCCCTCCAAGGAAATGATTATTCATATCATAATCATTTTGTATAAAACCCATTTCTGGTGCAATTTGATTGTGAATTCTATCAATTTCACAAGCTTCAATCCAACGTTTAAAAATATGAC
The sequence above is drawn from the Methanobrevibacter wolinii SH genome and encodes:
- a CDS encoding sodium-dependent transporter, encoding MNKNEDKNEWGSNLSFLLAMIGSAVGLGNIWRYPYVLYSNGGGAFYIPYIVAILIMGIPFLILEYSVGYNFKSSFPKAIRKINSKFEFLGWLIPVSVFLIMIYYSCILGWDGLYVIFSFFKSWGTNPNTYFTTTLLQSTSSTSGLSVFIPIIAIAILVGWLIVWYVSHRDLEKGLGRLSKILVPLLFGIMVLIVIFSLTLPGAGIGLKELFAPDWSLLLNFNIWMAAFGQIIFSLSLGMSIAFTYASYTKDDSDLVSNTLWVVIANCGFENFCALGVFSILGYMSLRSGVAVNQLVQQGTGLVFIAYPTVFNVLGNWAYILGPAFFFTVYIAGLTSILSTIEPLSFGIQNKFAWSRNKTMTVLCLIGAVVSMIYATGMGGTLLGFVDAYINQIAILIGVFFECIVFAWIFKCENVIPKLNKNSKSIKLGKWWIFIVKYLLPIVVAIVWVGGLFDTIKTGTFEELIVFVILTVILIGLTLMFTVLPSKNENWYKTKSRFSD
- a CDS encoding sulfite exporter TauE/SafE family protein gives rise to the protein MYENLIIILPIIGFLIGILVTTIGGGGGGLYTVILIMLGVDIQTAVATSLATVLPTTVVGAYNHNKQGNIDKEMGLVLGISGFIGTFIGIYISSLIPGNILKKAFGILFIILALVNLRNFINEFKSEEKIEKKTKVRIKGYKKIFIPLFGITGGILAGIFGLSGTPPIQLILLLLGYTATTIIGTTIFVLIFNSVGGIFGYGFLGRVNITLVLLLCSGTIIGAIIGPKIVEKTNEEILEIVIPIIIIGINMIFAIQMLL